One segment of Pleuronectes platessa chromosome 21, fPlePla1.1, whole genome shotgun sequence DNA contains the following:
- the ppa1a gene encoding inorganic pyrophosphatase 2, mitochondrial gives MSFSIEERGRPNTQDHRVFFKNSDGEYISPFHDIPIYANEAEEIFHAVVEVPRWTNAKMEIATKDPLNPLKQDLKKGNLRYVANVFPHKGYIWNYGAIPQTWEDPNHKDGDTGCCGDNDPIDICDIGNKVCTQGEIIKVKVLGTLALIDEGETDWKVIVINTEDPEAANFNSIEDVRKLKPGYLEATVDWFKRYKVPDGKPENQFAFNGEFKDRDFAINTVKSTHEFWKALISKKTSAGDLNCMNTSVSDSPFCCSNGEAEAAVKSTCAPGAEDSVPSSVDKWFYYEK, from the exons ATGAGCTTCAGCATCGAGGAGCGGGGCCGGCCCAACACCCAGGACCACAGGGTGTTCTTCA AAAACTCTGATGGTGAATACATCTCTCCGTTCCATGACATTCCCATCTACGCAAATGAAGCTGAG GAAATTTTTCACGCTGTTGTGGAGGTTCCAAGGTGGACAAATGCAAAGATGGAG ATTGCCACCAAAGATCCACTGAACCCACTGAAACAAGACCTGAAGAAGGGGAACCTCCGTTACGTAGCCAACGTGTTTCCTCACAAAGGTTACATCTGGAATTATGGAGCTATTCCTCAG ACGTGGGAAGACCCCAACCACAAGGACGGCGACACAGGATGCTGTGGAGACAATGATCCTATTGATATATGTGACATAGGGAATAAG GTGTGCACACAAGGAGAAATAATCAAAGTTAAGGTTTTGGGAACTCTGGCTTTGATCGACGAGGGTGAAACCGACTGGAAGGTCATTGTCATCAACACTGAGGACCCTGAAGCTGCCAACTTTAACA GTATCGAGGACGTGAGAAAACTTAAGCCTGGATACCTGGAGGCAACGGTTGATTGGTTCAAGAGATATAAAGTCCCAGATGGGAAACCTGAAAACCAGTTTGCTTTCAATGGAGAGTTCAAGGACAGG GACTTTGCCATCAACACAGTGAAGAGCACCCATGAGTTCTGGAAGGCTCTAATCTCTAAGAAGACCAGTGCTGGCGATTTAAACTG CATGAACACCAGTGTGTCTGACAGTCCGTTCTGCTGCTCCAATGGCGAGGCCGAGGCTGCCGTTAAATCT ACGTGTGCTCCTGGAGCTGAAGATTCTGTTCCAAGTTCAG TCGACAAATGGTTCTACTATGAGAAGTAG
- the sar1aa gene encoding GTP-binding protein SAR1b, whose amino-acid sequence MSFLFDWLYRGLSNVLQFLGLYKKSGKLVFLGLDNAGKTTLLHMLKDDRLGQHVPTLHPTSEELTIGGMTFTTFDLGGHVQARRVWKNYLPAINGVVFLVDCADHDRLQESKTELDALLADETITNVPVLVLGNKIDRPEAVSEGGLRGAFALDGQVTGKGNVSLKELNIRPMEIFMCSVLKKQGYGEGFRWLSQYID is encoded by the exons ATGTCGTTTTTATTTGACTGGCTCTACAGGGGGCTTAGTAACGTTTTACAGTTCTTAG GTCTTTACAAGAAGAGTGGGAAGCTGGTGTTTCTGGGCCTGGACAACGCTGGTAAAACAACACTGCTGCACATGTTGAAAGATGATCGACTAGGTCAACACGTACCGACACTGCATCCGA CTTCTGAGGAGCTGACAATCGGTGGGATGACGTTTACAACGTTTGATCTGGGAGGACACGTGCAAG CACGGAGAGTGTGGAAGAACTACCTGCCCGCTATAAACGGAGTGGTCTTCCTCGTGGACTGCGCGGACCACGACAGACTCCAAGAATCCAAGACCGAACTCGAC GCTCTGCTAGCGGATGAAACCATCACCAATGTACCGGTGTTGGTGTTGGGTAATAAAATCGACCGTCCGGAGGCCGTCAGCGAAGGAGGACTACGAGGAGCTTTTGCTCTCGATGGTCAAGTCACAGGAAAG GGAAACGTGTCTTTGAAGGAGCTGAACATTCGACCGATGGAGATTTTCATGTGCAGTGTGTTGAAGAAGCAAGGCTACGGTGAAGGCTTCCGATGGTTATCACAGTACATCGACTGA